TGACACCATCACCTTATAAATCAGCAACGTGGGCATGCACCATCACTCTGGCATTAAATGGCGTTATCTGCATCTAGTGGTTTAACAAAATGTCTGTCTTTGTAGATCCGGCAGAACAGCTCCTCTCCTACTAGTCTGTGCTTTGGAGAACACAATCTCAAAGCGTCTTCAAGCAAATGTGTCCAGGTAGTTAATATAACTCTTTTTGCATCCATGACTGATTTTGTGTACACGGTGTACATTGATTACTCTCTGACTTTCCTAGACGGAATTAACAGGCCTCAAACTTGCTGCTCTGGAGAGCAACAAGAGTTTGGACCTGGAAAAGAAAGAAGGACGAATAGATGACCTGCTCAGGGTGAGCGATGGAGTGAAGAGGATATATTTCTAATGTTCTGTATTTCTAGGTTCTAATGTAAAGTTCATGTCACAAAGAAATTTGATACTATCTTTGCTCCTTTTTTGTAAACAGGCTAATTGTGACCTGCGGAGGCAGATTGATGAGCAGCAAAAACTCCTGGAGAAATACAAGGAGAGACTCAACAAGTGCATCACAATGAGCAAGAAACTGCTCATAGAGAAGGTATGGTTGGTATGCATGTACAATTCTGTGTATACACTtcaataaaacaacagaaatttGAAGCTGCATTAAGAGAGTGAGGGTATAACTGACAAAGATGCTGTAGCAGCTAAAACGTGACACAGTGCACAGGTAGGAGTTTCTGACATTCAGCGGAGAAAGAGGTTTTACCAGTAAGTCCAGTATTCTCTGGTGTTTAGCCTTTACTTGCACAGCTGCTGAAAAAAAGATCTGTTTCAGATGGTAGGTTTTTAGATCTCTCCACCAGTAACTTATCTTCTTTTGGTCTCCAATGTTTTGGTCTTGGGTTGCATATAGTGGCACAGTAGTGGGGTTAGAACTTGATGTAAAAGCAGCCGTTTTCATTATAGATTTATTTAGATGTTGCTAAATGAGGCGTGTCcttacacatttatttttgcatGGTGGTCTGTCTGAGTTTTGTAAACTGACACATAGTACCACCGTCTTCGTTACCTAAGAGAGTATGCCTGTTTGTCCACAGAGCACACAGGAGAAGCAGTCATGTCGTGAGAAAAGTATGCAGGATCGCCTCCGTCTCGGTCACTTCACCACCGTCAGACATGGGGCATCCTACACGGAACAGTGGACTGACGGATATGCATTCCAGAACCTCATCAAGTGAGCGACTGCATAAATTTCACTTGATGTATTTGACGGTAGAAGCAAATCGAGTGAAATGCTTTCTGCTGCAGTTAATGCAACCCcatcccctctctttctcttttacaCTTCACAGACAACAGGAGGGCATCAACCAACAGAGGGAGGAcatagagagacagaggaagctACTAGCCAAGAGGAAACCACCCAACCCCGCCTCACCCTCCGTCTCTGTGGCCTCTACATCTGAACCCAAGCAGCGCAAAACTAAGGTGGTCAATGGGAACGACTCTGACCCCTTCCTCAAGCCTTCCCTGCCCCAGCTGTGAGTAAACTGAAAGAAACGCATGTTGACAGTTGGAAAAAGATGGTTGTTCTGACTCTAACCTTGTGTCAGCAGACTGACCCTCGCCGAGTACCACGAGCAGGAAGAAATCTTCAAGCTTCGACTTGGACATCTGAAGAAGGtcagtggttaaaaaaacattacattaaacaCCTGAGAACAATGTGTGACCAGAAATGTTGCTATGTTTAAAATCTGATTCCATCATGACGTACATGCTCATGAAAAGAAATGTCTCTGTGTAATGTGATGTGTATCTAGGAGGAGGCTGAAATCCAAGCTGAGCTGGAGCGGCTGGAGCGGGTGAGGAACCTTCATATCAGAGAGCTGAAGAGGATAAACAACGAGGACAGCTCAGCGTAAGTGCACTTAACGTAACTGCTGAGAAATCATGTCTACTGGTGATTAAGACCTgaacagtgtctgtgtgatgaGTGCTACTGAATATTGATATATTTGCTATGCTAATATTAGCAAAGCAGCTTAGGAAACGCATAAAATTAACATGGAATATCTACTGTAAGTTACAGTTAATAATCTAGAAGAAGAACAATAAAACTAACATTATTTGCAAATACACAGTTGATTTTTGCTATCCTGGGGTTAAGGTGTGATAGTGTGATGCAGTTGCTTTCACAAATAAACCTGTTGCAGAGAGGTTTCATAAGGTTGCACAATAAATATGGGAGAAGTTATGATTGCCTGGAGCTCATTGTCAAATGTTCCCATCATGTTTATTCTTAAGAGAATGTATTTTATTATGATTCCCAGAAAAGGCTACAATGTGCTTGTGCTAATGTTTACTCATTGAAAGCATCTTCCTCATAGATTTAAAGACCATCCAACTCTGAATGAGAGgtacctgctgctgcacttgCTGGGCAGGGGTGGCTTCAGTGAAGTCTATAAGGTATGGTGTGGAATGCTGTTTGCTCTCTTggtgtatgtacagtatgtttgtagacaaactttgtttttgtcacttgTAGGCGTTTGACCTGTTTGAGCAGCGATACGCagctgttaaaatccaccagctCAACAAGAAttggagggaggagaaaaaagagaacTACCATAAGTAGGTCTCATCCCCCAttcacccaacacacacacatacacacagttggAAATGccaacataaaacatataatatgTCTGTATCCACACACAGCGCTGACAGTTCTTTTCCTTCCAGGCACGCATGCAGAGAGTACCGGATACACAAGCAGCTGGACCATCCCAGAATAGTCAAACTGTACGACTATTTCTCCCTGGATACTGACACGTGAGTGACTTCTGACCTCTGCCAGCTGCAGCCCTGCTGGGTTGACATATCCTGCAGTTGTTTGTCTCACAGCCGCCTCCAGCATGATGCACATCAGTTAGTGTCAGACCTTCGCAAAGTACCAACACTGTGAATATTGAAATGTTGCATCAACTGTTTGTCTTGTGGTCAGGGTGCGATCAGATTGGGGAAAGAGTGAGTGGTAAAACCAGCCCGCAGAAAAATGTATAATTCAACATCTGCAAGCCCTGACAGTACAAGTTACACATGCAAGGTTAACCAAGCCCATTAGCTGAAGTCACCTAGACTTAAAAAGGCAAGTTACTTACTGGCCTGCGTACAGTACTGTAGGTTTGTCCAGGTGGAACAGATAAAACTGTCTTTAAGCGGCTCACAGCTGGAAACGTATGTTGGCCTCATTCAGTAGCAGAAATTCATggccctgacctctgacctacaTACGGGGGAGGGGACATGACATGTCTGTACTTAGACTTTTTCTAGCTTCACACTGATTCTCCTACATAAGGATGAAGTTTGTCTGTGTTCAGCTGCTGAATTGGCTCATTTGTGTGCATCTGTTTCTGTCAGGTTTTGTACTGTGTTGGAGTTCTGTGAAGGAAATGACCTGGACTTCTACCTGAAGCAAAACAAGCTGATGTCAGAGAAAGAGGCCCGCTCCATTGTCATGCAGATTGTCAGCGCTCTGCGCTACCTCAACGAAATCAAACCCCCCATCATCCACTATGACCTCAAACCCGGTGGGTCCCATGTTTAATAGATTTTTTGATGAATCATGCATTAAATGAAGTGAATCCAGTGTCTTCCATAACAGTTTCCTTTAGTGTTTTTGTTCTCAATATAAGGCGTAAAGGACAGTGCGTTGAGGCACACTGAACATTCTGCTTGTGTGTCAACAGGTAACATCTTATTGGTGGATGGTACTGCATGTGGAGAAATCAAAATCACAGACTTTGGCCTGTCCAAGATAATGGATGATGATAACTATGGTGTAGACGGGATGGACCTCACATCACAGGGAGCAGGCACCTACTggtgagacacacacgcacTAATACTCTTCTCAGACTGAAACACTAATGCAGGTTAAACCCTGGTTTGCAGATTATCTGAAAGGGTCAACACACTACATCTGTGGTAAATGTCCTGTAGTAGAATCACATTATTGCAAGATCTGAAATCCACTTGTGCAAAAGAAGCATGGCAAGACACGTGAATATGCAAAGCACTCATACATTGAATGATAGCATTTTATGTGTATATTCAGGTACCTCCCTCCAGAGTGTTTTGTGGTGGGGAAGGAGCCACCGAAAATCTCCAACAAGGTGGATGTCTGGTCCGTGGGAGTGATCTTCTTCCAGTGCCTCTATGGACGAAAGGTACAACTTTACATCCTCATGTAGAAATGTAGCTGAAGCAGAGTAAGTAAAGACTGACTGGGagtgattgtgtgttttgttttggcagCCGTTTGGTCACAATCAGTCACAGCAGGACATCCTCCAGGAAAACACCATCCTCAAAGCTACAGAGGTCCAGTTCCCAGCAAAACCACAGGCCAGCACAGAGGCTAAGGTATCACATGCTCACACATTTATAGATACACAAAGAAAATTGCATTTAGTGTAAACAGATGCTAAAAAATGCTGCCtctggtccagctcctccaggagGAAGTTGCTGGAGAAAGcaaccaaaaataaaacaaagcagtcTTGTCACCAAATAACCAAGATTCACACATGTATAATTCACTCCCTTCTGTTCTGCAGGCATTTATCCGACGCTGTCTGGCTTACCGTAAGGAGGACAGGTTCGACGTTCACCAACTGTGCTCAGACTCATACCTCCTCCCCCACATGAGACGGTCAAACTCCTCTGGCACCCTGCAGCCCTCCGCTTCAACTCTTCCTACCTACTGACTCACAGCACTGATGGGACCCTCAGGCTGATCTCAAGCCAGGAAtcagaggattttttttgtacctgAGCAACAGAATGGAGTGAAATGGAAACAAGATAGAGATGAGTGAGGAAGTGTACAGAGCTCTTGAACTCAGCTGTGAGAGAGGGGAccgaataataataaaaaaaatggaagactGGAAGTTGAAGCGGGCAGAGTTAAGACAAGCTCAGCATTGTCTGGAGTAAGAAACGGGTGAAGCGAGTGGAATTGTGGAATATATTAACCCTTTAGGAGACATTACAGCAGTAGATGCCCTGACCAAATCCACCTCTCGTAGCtctacatacatatacatgtacacATACTTATGTCATGACCTTACAAAGTGGCTAGAAAATGTGTCaacatgcagctgctgttgCAGTCTTGTTGctcacggggggggggggggggggggggttaacaGATGTTTGTACGTCAAATATTGACTGCCAGCAGGTCTTGTTAATGATGGTTGCATCTCATTGAATTTACCTTTGTAGCCCCTCTGCACGCACTTCAAAGTGATGTTGATAGGACAAAAATGCTCCAGATGAAAGTCACTGGGGTGGATTTGCACTTCTGATCCAGTTCATGTGGTCGACGTAGAGTACcacagtgtgtgcttgtgtcttACCCATAGTCACATCCTTTCTGTTGTGTTGCAAAGCAAAGCAGGTCTACAGGACGTGGACCTGTGAACCTGTCTTAGTTCATTTTGTTCAGGTGCGAATGATCAGAATGTTTGAGGGCAGAGCAATGCCATGTAGATCAGCCTGCCTAAAAAGACTTTTATTAGAGGCTGGGTGACCTGTTAACTGAATTCATCATGCAGGAGACATCACCTACTAgcaaatatataataatgagGCTTTCGCTTGCTTCCCAGTGTCTCAGTTTGCTCCGTTTAATTTGTTTCCTTCTGAAAGCTGTTCTCAATTTGCTGCTATAAATGTTGCTTTTTAGTTGGTAACGTGTGAATTATTTTCACTTCACATATGTGCATACTTGAactgtgtgtaaaacagagcctcttttttttctgaaacagactTCCCGCTGTGTCGTTTCAACGAAATTCAACACATTCTTCTGACACCAACGTCAATGTCTACgtgggtttttgtttactttagtgTCCTAAACACAATACATGAAGTTCCAGAATGCTGTGTGGCAGGGAGCGTTCACACCAGTAGGAGTGCCAGCACAGTTTACTGCAGTGGGAAGTCAAGTGGATATATCCAAATGTTGTCcatcctgtaaataaacacttaCACGTATGTTGTTGTGACATATTAAGCCCTCTCAGATGCAGGCAGCCTGGACTCAAAAGCACACAAGCAAGAAACAAGTAATTCTCAGTGAGAAGTCGGATAAAAAGTGATGGAAGTGTAATGAAACAGGCATCCAGTGATAAACTTTTATATACTTTTAGAGGCACAGAGTAAACATCTACTCTTGTCTCATCCCCTTTACTCCTCTACCTAAGCACATATACCACTGGAATGTGTGTAGACAGATGTAAGTACAGCCATTGGTGAAGTACATTTCAGATCACATTAGCAATGGGGGGGGGTGCAACGCTAGGCCGTGTCATTCACTCGCAATAAAGATTGCCTTACAAGTATTAATTCCTGCAGTGTGACCCATATTTCCTGGAGGGTTATGCAACATCAACTGGGAGTGTCTGAGACAAGATGGAGCGCAGAGGAATGTGATGACATCCATATGCAGACATTTAAACCTTTCATGCATGACTCCGTTTGTCACAATGTTTTGCAATATTACAGGAGTGGATTTGAAATATTTCAACAGTAAATCATGCAGAGaagctcagacagaaggattaTGTTACATTATAAAACTAAAATCCTACTTTACTGTCAGCTGTGATTGTTGTGATTGTGATTGTTGCTTAGCTGCCATTAACAGGCAGATAATAATCACCATAATtgtggattttaaaaaaaatatatatattttaggtTAAAATACAAAAAGGTAAAAATAAGACAATTGTACCTGTTCACTTCCTATGAAAGCTTTAAAAGAATTTGTCCGCAATTCAGCTACAAGGCACATCTGGGACAGTCCTTAAGAAACAGGAGCCAAGTGTCTCAACATAATTAGTAACATAAATGAAAAAGCACAGATTTCATCTGGTGAGAAAAACCTAGTTAATCCTGCACCATTTGGAAATGTTGTCGACAGGAGTTCCAGTTTGGGTTTGTTAGCAGTCGTTTAGGGAGATGCCCCATCTCCCAtaatctgtctgacagcatgCTGCAGGtactgttgccatgacaaccaagtggcagagcacacacagctgACGGAGATAAAGTCATTAACACTCCGTTTCAATGCTCGGCCGACTTTCGGTCATACTGCTTTACATGATGTTCCCACAGGCATGGAATCAAACACATTGTGTCAACATTTATCGATGGGCTTCATAGGATCCTATGCATTTTGTACTTACTCTTGACAAGTGCCATGTCATGTCATGACATCCTATAATGATCCAGTTGTTGTGTCTGAGGCTCCATAAAGCTGACAAAGCAGCACttaaaaagaaacactgtagACTGCACATGAAAGACCAAAAAGGCATTATGTTAAAATTCATTTGGCTTTATTGCTCCCACTGTGCATACTGTAGATGTTCTGAGGTTACAGTGACACCTTGTGGCTGCACTGCGTCACTGCCATCTAGTCACATTGCGGCCGTGCCAGATGTGCAGTGTATTTAATGACCTTTCACCCAGTTTAATCACACAGCAGCGAGCCCACACACTCTGCTCAGTAGCTCATACACGTGTTAACCTCTGTCTCTTCTACGCATTGCCTTCATGCCGTTACTGACTCTGTGGGTGATACTGTGGACTATACAGTTCTGGATACACATGGAGACATTTAAAAGGGGGCTAATGAtttccaaacacaaacagtggtGCAAAATAATGCAAATTCATTCACTGGGTGGAGACGCGCATACAGCTTTTTCAACAAAACACATGTTAATCAAAATGTATCTATTGGTCAGGGAGTCTATTAactaataacaataaaaaggttACATATTAGAGCTGGGCGATACAAATTTAACCGCAATGCTTcttattgtttttgtatttaagaATAGTGGTGCTTAATGTTTTTTCAGCCCACTTAAATAACATTGGTAGTACGACCCATTAAATAACATTGGACTAGACTGATGGGTTGGTTAATTCATGCTGTTTATCGCCCAGCCCCATTAACATACCGGGTTATAGGAAAAAACTGTAGGACAGAGAATTCTGCCAGGTCAGAAAAAGGGAAATCCTAATGTAGTTCTCTGCCTTGTTGTAACTGCAGAAGTGGAAAGCAAACTACTGAAACAGAAGAGCGGCTCTCATCTTTCTCATACAAGGCAAGCTGCACTGCTACCAGTTCCTTGGCATTATGACAACCTGTCCATACAGACATGTTGGGCAGACCAGTCGACATCCGTTCCTTCATTTCCCTTCATCACTCCATGCAAACGTCTTCACCCATAACCGGAGCATGCtgacctgtgtctgtctgccttttCCCTCTTGGccaaataaatagaaaaacacagagaaagacagatgggagaaagagagaaaccgGGTGTGTTTTAATGGCAAGTGGAATCTGTTTCTCCAGGTTACGATGATGTTGGTGCTGCTTCCGTGGGGGCCGGCGATTCTGTGGTGTCTGCCGAGACGGCTTCTGTGGGGGCTGTGGCGTCAGCGGTGGGGTTGGTTGCGGGTGCAGCCGTGACTGTAACTGAAGATGAAAGAAGGGCGGCGGCGGTGGAAGTCGAGGTGGGAAGGAGGGGAGCCACAccctgagagaggagaggaggcatcTGGGAGGGCAGCATGGTgggcagaggaggcagaggtgcCAGACCTGGAAGGTTCAGGGGAGGGAGTGGAGCCAGACCAGGCACTGATgaacacaagaaaacaacacaaagcattaaactgagcattttttttaacatttcgCCAGAATTTATTCATGACTAATCTCAAAAGTACAGATTTCCCCTACGACGATTTCTGTGGTATATGGTGCGCTGTTCACTTACCTGTTGTTCCTACTGGTAAAGTGCTGGTGCCCGCTAGAGACACCGCACTGAGGTCTGGGAGTGGCAGGTTCAGATTTGGAAGGTTAGGGAGTGGAGGTAAGCCAGCAGGGAGGGGCATCAGACCTGcaaatgcacaaacatcatttacagtgttttttatttgtattaatCTCCAGGAAATGAGCCACTTTAATGCAATACTTTGGAAATAGAAAAGCCAGCTGTAGATGATGAGAACACGAGAAATCCCTCACCTGGTAGCGTGGCGGCTTGGTTGAAACTAGTGGCGGCAGGATTCAATGGAGTGAGGGGGCTGAGGGAGGGGCTGGTGGAGGAGGGGAGCAGGGGCACTGTGGGCAAAcctggaggagagggaggaaaacgTCATTGAATTAGGTTATATTGGAATATGTGGAGTAAACATATAAAGTATGGCAGACTCTGTCCTAACAGTTAAAGGATAATGCCTGAAATACCTGTCTGCAGCTCACTGGGCATGGTGGGCAGGGCTGAACTGATTGACAGGCCGGACAGTGAATCTTCAAGGCCGGAGGGGATGGTGGGCGCGGTGGGAGGAGGGGTCACTGCTGAGAGCTGCACCtgaaggagagggggggggggggggcatacaGCTATTAAACAGATGAGGTCACATTCATCCAAACGTGCAATTATTGCTAATGAAAAACATCGCTCTCCGTCCCTCCTGCTGGCTTTGCTGCATACATAATGAGGACACTTTTAACCACATTTAAGTGGCAGCACGCAAAATCTTTTCAGTGTCCCGCCTGTGTGCATGCTGCATACTGATGATAAAGTTTTAGTAGATGTAGAATATGTTAAAGGAGATCAGTTTGTACTTTTAAAGGACATACACAGATTTAAAAGTAGTAATAATTGAAAAAAATCTATGTTTTATGAGTTTAAAgaacagtgtgcatgtgtgctgacCTCGGTGAATCCATCCTTCAGTGGACTGACTGGCTCAGTAGGAGAGTTTCCAGGGAAGCTGatctttttcccctcctcaaAAGGCCGAGTGGGAATCCGGTGAAGGTATCCATAACCAATCCCACAGCCGAGGCtggaaggaggagaaaaatCATGCTCAGAATCCAACAAACAAATCATGATCATATAGCCGTAGAGTGTGAGGTGTATTACCTGCCCTCTCCTCCCCAGGCACTGTTGGGTGTAATGACCACCTCTCTGCagttgtcagtgtcagtgttgtACACGTAGAGCTTCAGTCCCTTCCCCTCATGGCTCTCTATCAGAGAGAACAGATCCTCAGACTGAACAGAGGTGGACAAAAGGAAGGGACCCACAATTACTATCAGGCAGGATCATGCGCAGCATTGAGTGATAATATCAACAATCTCAAGAGCTGCTACCTCATTCATAACAGTGTCGGCTCCAATGATGTAGTCAGTGTGAGGCCGCAAGCCAGCAAGGGCTGCTGGGGAGTTAGgctccacttcctgttacaCAGAGTAAATAAACTGAATCTGTATCAAATACAGATGATGTAACACACATCAGACTCTGTGATTACTTACCAGTACATGCCAAACGTTCTCATTGGCTCCCTCAAAACTGCAGAAGCGAATTGAGACACCAAGTAAGCCCTGCCCACCCCACAAGTTGCTGGGAGTCACTGTGGCCTCCCGCAGCTCCAGGGTCTTTGAGGAGTAAACCAGCATCTTAACTGGTTTCTCCACACTGGCTTTGAGGAGCTCTTTCAAGGTGTCGTTGTCCTTGTTCTGCAGAAAAGTAGAATAAAGAATAAGCAACCGAACAAGAAGTATAGCATTCCTTGTGGGCTGATGCACTTGCTGCACTTTCTTACCAGTCTGGTGTTATTGATGGAGACAATGAAGTCAAAGAAAGGCTCCAGTCCTGCCCGGTGTCCAGGAGAGTTCTCCTGAACCTGCAGAAAGGATTAGGTTTTGGTTTGCAATGTGTGCAAGTATCACAACAGTAACCTAATGTAATGGATACACATGCAAACACCACCCCTTTCACAAGTGGAATGTTGTCAAGCTTAGCATCTCCGTTAGCTAAGTGCTACGTTAGCTAGCCGCTACTACCACCGACAATTCAACTGTGAAAGCTAAGATTAGTTTTCTGTCAAGTGTTAATTTGTTATTGAGCAAAATGAGACAAAAGTAGCACTATACACAGGAGCATGTCCGATCATGGGTGCATCACTTTGGCAGCTGTCATTCTGTGCAGCTAGCCTCAGCTAGCTACAACACAACTGCACTTAGCTTCGGGCACATTTAGCTTGCTGACAGGcatacacagaaaacacaaaaaaccatGCGTGGTACTGACACATCTCTAGGACACACAGCATCTCCCTGACATGGTACAGTGTTACCCATTCAAAGGCCACAGCCACCACCCCCGACCTCTCGTTAACATACAGAGCTGGGAATCCTCCGCCTCTGAGcagatgctaagctaacagctaacagtgGCCTGTAGGAGAAAAAAACTCACCCGGAGGACGTGGTAACCCTCCGAGCCTCCTCCTGGTATCTCCACACTCTGAGATCCTCCCATGGTCTCAGTCGTTTAAGGCTTTTTTAGGCTTTTATGGCAACTTGATACCCAGCAGAGGTGAGATACCTGAATACTTCCACACACCGGGTACACGTAGCCAAATGACTTGCGGACTGATGCGCATGCGCCGTTACGTGGCAGGAAATTACGCATTTTCTAAAATTCTTTTCGGATTTAAAGACGATTATTAACATAAAAACGAGACATTCATgtttaattgtgtgtttttttcaatcCAAGACTTTTTATTTGTGTATATTGTATTTTGTGGAAAATAGAATGCGTACACTCAACGATATCTTACATATACGTATGTGCAGTGCATGCACCATTATAATAACATCAATTTACAGtagaaagtgtgtttataaacCATACTTTGAGTTGTAACAAGGTTTCTACTGTCTGATATACATACAGGTACATACAGGTTCCTATAGCTTGCAGTTTGAAGAGTGAGGTTTCCCCTGAAGCTAATTTTGTATTACTGCAATGTGTTATGGggccttttcttcttctatgtGGGGCAGAAGGCAAAGCTTTTCAAATCCATTTGCTTTTTTTCAATAcagtaaaaaatgtgtttttacaatTTAAGATACATGTTGCCATGAATGCACTGTTGCTTGGTGctttttacacattttcacTTTAGTATGATGCACAGCTTAAAAGTCATCAGTGGAATTGTGAGATCCTACTAGCAGCTCTTACATGGGAAACGTGGCTACCCaatgtaaaataatgattttaaaaGCAGACCTTAACACAGCTATATGCATCACTTACTTCAGGTATCTTATAGACCCTCTTACTTTCTGTCATGTTGCTTATTTACTGAATTTTCCTGCATTTTAGGACCACTTCCATCAGTGGTTGAAAATACAATTTTGAGGCACTGTTTCCATCTGCAGAATCCATTTACATCAGTAGTATTTCCCTTCTTTCCATTTCACTGAtgcaaaagtaaataaatactttGCATTGAACTTTGCATGCAATGTAGATCCAAATGAAAATAGAAACATGCTATTGCAGAGTACTgcacagtaaaaacacacagtatctaTATATGCAGGACTTGGCTCATGGTCAAATCTGACACAGTGGTGTCAGTAAAAAggtttttaacacacacagacctacctcgtgtgttagcattaatgtggttttatttgaagaagaaaaaaaaacacctggaCACACCTTCAAACCTTTTTCAGATTTTGAGTGTGCTGGCAGAGAGTCACCACCAGAGGGAGCAGGCTGCACATCCTGCCTGCAGGTCCCAATGAAAAGCCCGAGCTTTACTTCACATTCGCTCCTCTTTCATTTTCATTCCCTCTATTCAAAGATTATGAAAC
This sequence is a window from Parambassis ranga chromosome 17, fParRan2.1, whole genome shotgun sequence. Protein-coding genes within it:
- the LOC114450061 gene encoding serine/threonine-protein kinase tousled-like 1-B isoform X1, whose protein sequence is MSVQSNSGSGGGSLEATPSWSQLSSSPTISQQHITATAKSKEGPMEELHSLDPRRQELLEARFTGGVSGNTAGSTGSTSGGAKGLANESSNHSYGSLGSSSDKESENSDLKRGSSPAYSTPEKKHSESSRGRKRKADTYSESSQGKTSTRGPKISDYFDFQGGNGSSPVRGLPSARRSPQNSHSAPGSIIRQNSSSPTSLCFGEHNLKASSSKCVQTELTGLKLAALESNKSLDLEKKEGRIDDLLRANCDLRRQIDEQQKLLEKYKERLNKCITMSKKLLIEKSTQEKQSCREKSMQDRLRLGHFTTVRHGASYTEQWTDGYAFQNLIKQQEGINQQREDIERQRKLLAKRKPPNPASPSVSVASTSEPKQRKTKVVNGNDSDPFLKPSLPQLLTLAEYHEQEEIFKLRLGHLKKEEAEIQAELERLERVRNLHIRELKRINNEDSSAFKDHPTLNERYLLLHLLGRGGFSEVYKAFDLFEQRYAAVKIHQLNKNWREEKKENYHKHACREYRIHKQLDHPRIVKLYDYFSLDTDTFCTVLEFCEGNDLDFYLKQNKLMSEKEARSIVMQIVSALRYLNEIKPPIIHYDLKPGNILLVDGTACGEIKITDFGLSKIMDDDNYGVDGMDLTSQGAGTYWYLPPECFVVGKEPPKISNKVDVWSVGVIFFQCLYGRKPFGHNQSQQDILQENTILKATEVQFPAKPQASTEAKAFIRRCLAYRKEDRFDVHQLCSDSYLLPHMRRSNSSGTLQPSASTLPTY
- the LOC114450063 gene encoding Golgi reassembly-stacking protein 2-like is translated as MGGSQSVEIPGGGSEGYHVLRVQENSPGHRAGLEPFFDFIVSINNTRLNKDNDTLKELLKASVEKPVKMLVYSSKTLELREATVTPSNLWGGQGLLGVSIRFCSFEGANENVWHVLEVEPNSPAALAGLRPHTDYIIGADTVMNESEDLFSLIESHEGKGLKLYVYNTDTDNCREVVITPNSAWGGEGSLGCGIGYGYLHRIPTRPFEEGKKISFPGNSPTEPVSPLKDGFTEVQLSAVTPPPTAPTIPSGLEDSLSGLSISSALPTMPSELQTGLPTVPLLPSSTSPSLSPLTPLNPAATSFNQAATLPGLMPLPAGLPPLPNLPNLNLPLPDLSAVSLAGTSTLPVGTTVPGLAPLPPLNLPGLAPLPPLPTMLPSQMPPLLSQGVAPLLPTSTSTAAALLSSSVTVTAAPATNPTADATAPTEAVSADTTESPAPTEAAPTSS
- the LOC114450061 gene encoding serine/threonine-protein kinase tousled-like 1-B isoform X2, yielding MSVQSNSGSGGGSLEATPSWSQLSSSPTISQQHITATAKSKEGPMEELHSLDPRRQELLEARFTGGVSGNTAGSTGSTSGGAKGLANESSNHSYGSLGSSSDKESETPEKKHSESSRGRKRKADTYSESSQGKTSTRGPKISDYFDFQGGNGSSPVRGLPSARRSPQNSHSAPGSIIRQNSSSPTSLCFGEHNLKASSSKCVQTELTGLKLAALESNKSLDLEKKEGRIDDLLRANCDLRRQIDEQQKLLEKYKERLNKCITMSKKLLIEKSTQEKQSCREKSMQDRLRLGHFTTVRHGASYTEQWTDGYAFQNLIKQQEGINQQREDIERQRKLLAKRKPPNPASPSVSVASTSEPKQRKTKVVNGNDSDPFLKPSLPQLLTLAEYHEQEEIFKLRLGHLKKEEAEIQAELERLERVRNLHIRELKRINNEDSSAFKDHPTLNERYLLLHLLGRGGFSEVYKAFDLFEQRYAAVKIHQLNKNWREEKKENYHKHACREYRIHKQLDHPRIVKLYDYFSLDTDTFCTVLEFCEGNDLDFYLKQNKLMSEKEARSIVMQIVSALRYLNEIKPPIIHYDLKPGNILLVDGTACGEIKITDFGLSKIMDDDNYGVDGMDLTSQGAGTYWYLPPECFVVGKEPPKISNKVDVWSVGVIFFQCLYGRKPFGHNQSQQDILQENTILKATEVQFPAKPQASTEAKAFIRRCLAYRKEDRFDVHQLCSDSYLLPHMRRSNSSGTLQPSASTLPTY